In Nitrospirota bacterium, one genomic interval encodes:
- a CDS encoding flavin prenyltransferase UbiX yields the protein MATYTVAITGASGAPYAHRLLQVLIKGGHSVYLTISGDGLSILKDETGMVLKGSETDIQFELEKQFEAKTGKITYFDEDTMYAPIASGSVKVDAMVVIPCSMKSLAAIANGYATTLIERAADVMIKEKRKLILVPRETPLSAIHLRNMLTVAELGCHLIPAMPAFYHHPKRVSDMVDFIVGRVLDSMGIENDLSPRWGL from the coding sequence ATGGCAACTTATACCGTAGCGATCACCGGCGCGAGCGGCGCGCCCTATGCCCACCGGCTGCTTCAGGTGCTGATCAAGGGAGGGCACTCTGTTTACCTTACGATCTCCGGAGACGGGCTTTCGATCCTGAAAGACGAAACGGGAATGGTGCTGAAAGGGTCGGAGACCGATATCCAGTTCGAGTTGGAGAAGCAATTCGAGGCGAAGACGGGCAAGATCACCTACTTCGACGAGGACACTATGTACGCGCCGATCGCGAGCGGATCGGTCAAGGTGGACGCGATGGTCGTGATCCCGTGTTCCATGAAGAGCCTGGCGGCGATCGCCAACGGCTACGCCACGACGCTGATCGAGCGCGCCGCCGACGTGATGATCAAGGAAAAAAGAAAGCTGATCCTCGTTCCCCGCGAGACGCCGCTCTCGGCTATCCACCTGAGGAACATGCTGACCGTGGCCGAGCTCGGCTGCCATCTCATCCCGGCCATGCCGGCCTTCTATCACCACCCCAAGCGGGTTTCGGACATGGTGGACTTCATCGTGGGCAGGGTGCTGGACAGCATGGGGATCGAGAACGACCTGTCGCCGAGATGGGGGCTTTAG
- a CDS encoding VF530 family protein: MSDQQHKDPLHGVTLEMMLTQLVAHHGWEKMGQIIDIRCFNNDPSIKSSLQFLRRTPWARTKVEALYLKYARNVLKKPKKTERA, encoded by the coding sequence ATGAGCGACCAACAACACAAAGATCCTCTTCACGGTGTCACGCTGGAAATGATGCTTACCCAGCTGGTGGCGCATCATGGGTGGGAAAAGATGGGGCAGATCATCGATATCCGGTGCTTTAATAATGACCCGAGCATCAAGTCCAGCCTGCAGTTCCTGAGAAGAACGCCCTGGGCGAGAACTAAGGTCGAAGCGCTGTATCTGAAGTATGCACGGAATGTCTTAAAAAAGCCGAAAAAGACGGAACGTGCTTAG